The segment GCACGCTGGAGTCGATGACGTACGCGTCCGGCGCCACCGACTTCACCGAGGCCGGCGCCCGCGTCCGCGGTGTCAGCACCCAGCGCCCCGACCAGCTGGCCGCCTTCGCCGAGCACGCCGGCCTGCCGTTCCCGCTGCTCTCCGACCAGGATCAGAAACTCGCCGCCGGTCTGCTGCTGCCCACCTTCCGGGCCGCCGGGGTGGACCGGTTCAAGCGGCTCACCCTGCTGATCGACCCGGCCGCCACGGTCCGCGCGGTGCAGTTCCCGATCACTGACCCGGCCGGCTCGGTCGACGAGATGCTGCGCCTGGTCCGCGACCGGCGGATCACCGCATCTGCCGGACCGTCCGGGTCAGCTCGGTGAATCCGGACGCGATCAGGAACTTGGTGTACGCGTCCTCGTCCTCGTCGGCGTAATCGAGCAGACGGGTCGCGCCGCCCAGGTCCAGCCACGCGGCGGCCTGCCCGAGCAGCCAGGTGCCGATGCCGCGGCGCTGCTGCTCCGGGTCGACCCACAGGTTGCCGATGTCGGCCCAGGCGCCCACCCGGGAGACCCGCGGACCGGAGTCCAGATTGGTGTCCACCTCGATCCAGCCGACGTCCGCACCGTCCAGGGTGGCCGTGAACCGGGTGCCGTTGATGCCGAGCGTGCGGCGGACGCCGAGCCCGGGCAGCGGCGCGGCCGGCCGGGCGAGGTCGCCGACCACGGCGACCAGCACGATCTCGGTACGCCCCTCGCGCCGGAAACCCATCCGTTCATAGAGCTCCCGGATGTGCGGCCACTGCTCCGGCACCCCGTAGACGCCCGGCACCGGCAGCGCGCCCTCGGCGAACCGGCGGGTGACCGACCACCGGGTGAACTGGGCGTGGCAGGCGACCGCGAGGGCCTGACCGGCCTGCGAGGCGTCCGGCCAGTACGGCGCGTCCGGCCAGCACACCAGCCAGCGGATCTCGCCGGCGTTGCGGTACTCCTCGCCGGTGTCGTCGTCGTCCGCGTACCGCAGCAGGTGGGCGGCGGCCACCACCCGGCCGCGCTGCTCGGCGACCAGGGTGACCCGCTCGCGCACCCACCGGTCGACGATGAACTCGCCGGCCTCCCGTTCGAGCTGGCTCAGCAGGGCCTGGACGGAGACGGAGACACCCGGCACCACGGCGGCGACGTGCGCGTTGACGAGAGCGGTGACCTGATCACGGTCACCGCGCCGGAACGGCCTGATCTGGGTCGGCATGAGACGGACCTTCCACGCGGGCGCTGTGCGCGCACTCCACTGGACGACCCGCTACCGTGCGGTACCGGGCCCACGCTACCGCAGCGCGTCGCGCAGCGCCGCCCGCGAGGTGATGCCCAGTTTCGGGAAGATCCGGTACAGGTGGGCGCCGACGGTCCGCGGCGACAGGTTCAGCTGGGCGGCGATCTGCTGGTTGCTCAGGCCGCCCGCGGCCAGTTCCGCGATCTGCCGCTCCTGCGCGGTCAGCGACGCGAGGTCGCGGCCGTCGCCGGGCCTCCCGGAACGCAGCTCGTGCTCGGCGCGGTCGGCCCAGCGGTGCGCGCCGAGCCGCTGGAACGTGCCGAGCGCATCGGTCAGCGCCGCCCGCGCCTCGGTGATGCTGTGGTGGCGGCGCAGCCAGGCGCCTTCGGCGAGCCGGATCCGGGCGCGTTCGAACGGGAAGGCGGTCCCGGCCGGATGCTCCGCCGCGGCCTGGAACGCGGCCTCCGAGGGTGCGGTCATGGCCAGCGCGCCGGCGGTGAGCAGGGCCAGGCGCGGGGAGACCTCGGCGAGCCGCGCCCGCTCCGCAGCTTCTGCATGGGTACGCGCCAAGTCGTCCCGACCGGTGTGCAGCGCGGCTTCCACCAGGTCGAGCAGGGTGCGCGGGGCGTGCTGCGCGTACGGTGGGAACGTCCCCGGCGTGGTGACGCCCACCGCGTACGCCCAGGCGGTTTCGTAGTCCCCGCTGCTCAGCGCGGCCAGCAGGCCGACCTCCTCGGCGAACCGCAGCAGGAAGCCGACCCGGCGCGGCCGGGCCCAGGCGTCGACAGCCGTCTGCAGCTCGGCCGCACGATCGGTTTCGCCCCGTCCGGCGGCGACCACCGCGAGGAAGACGCGGAACTGGTGACCGAACAGCTCGTACCCGTGCTCGGTGGTGAGGGCGAGCCCCTGCTCGCCGGCGCGGACCGCCTCGTCCCAGCGCCCGGCGGCGATGTGGTCGAGCATCACCAGCTGCAGCATGGTCATCAGCGAGGTCGCGGCGCCGATGCCGCGTTCCCGCTCGACCATGCGCTCCAGGTAGGGCCGGAGATCGGCGAGCGTGTCCACGTGGAACGCGGCGACGCCGAGGCGCATCAGATCCCACGGCTGGGTCGTGCCGGTGGCAGCCACCGCTTGGCGCAGCCGTCCGCCCAGGCCGGCGCCGCGCCGGACCACGTCGCTCCCGGCATCACGGCACAGCAGCACCTCGGCGGGCAGCCGGTCGCGGACCCGGTCGACCAGCTCGTCGGTGATCGCCCAGGTGCCCGGATCAGCAGCGAACTGGCTGATCGCGAGCAACAGGTTCACCAGCCGGGCCAGTATCGCGTCGTCGACCGTGTCGTGCCGGGCCCGGATCGCGTCGGCGACCGTGCCGTGCACCGACACGTCCCCGTGCCGGTAGAGCGCCACGTACGCGGCGGTCAGCACCGCGTCCGGCTAGGCGGCGGCCACCAGCGTCTCGGCCCGCTCGAGCAGTCCCGCCTGCCCGGCAACGAAGGCGGCGTCGGCCAGCAACCGGGCCCGGTCGCGGGGCCGCGGGTTCAGCTCCGCCGCGCGCGTCAGCCACTGCACCGCGGTCGCGGCGCCGCCGCGCCGAACCGTCAAGCCGGCCCCCTGCTCCAGCGCCGCGGCGACCTCGGGGTCCGGGTCGACGGTCGCCGCGGCCAGGTGCATCGCCCGCCGCTCGGGGTCGGCCGCGTGCAGCCGGGCCAGGTCGGCGTGCGCGGCCCGGCGGTCGTTCAGCGAGGCCACCTCGACGACCGCCGAGGCGACCAGCGGATGGCGGAACTGCAGCAGTACCGGCTCGACCAGCCCGGTCTCCCGGGCCGTCGTGATCCGGCGGGGGACGTAGTGCGTGCCGAACGAGCGCCGGCCGGCGCCGTCCAGGGCCATCCGCAGCAGGTCGGCGCGTTCCGGCCCGGGCAGCGCACGGATCCGGTCGGTGAAGATCTGTTCCAGCGGGCGGGGATCCTGGCCGTCCCGCCCGGTCAGGCTGGGCGGGAGTTCGACCAGGGCCAGCGGGTTGCCGCTCGCGTGTTCCAGGGTGAGCCGCCGCAGGTCCGGGGCGAGGCCCGGGAACCGGCTGTCGAGCAGGTCGGCAGCGGCGGCGGGGGAGAGCGGGGTGACGGCCAGTTCGTCCAGGCCGGCGTCGTCGAAGCCGGACCGCTCGGTGTCCCGGACCGCCACCACGAGCCGGAGCGGGAGGTCGCCGATGCGGCGCGCGACGAAGGCTGACACCTGCGCGCTCGGCGAGTCGAGCCACTGGCCGTCGTCGAGGACCAGCAGCAGCGGCCGTTTCGCGGCGACCAGGGCGAGCAGGTCGAGGACGGCGACGCCGAGCGCCATCACCGACGGCGGCTGGTGCGGGGCGCCGCCGAGGACGGCGTCGAGAATGCCGCGGTGTGCGGGGTCCATCCCGGCGGTCAGGGCGAGCAGGGGGTGCAGGAGTTGGTGCAGTCCGGCGTACGCGATGGTGCTCTCGGCCGGCACACCGGTCGCCCGCAGCGTGCGGAATCCGGCTGCCCCGGCCTCGGTGACCAGCATGTCGAGCAGGGCGCTCTTGCCGGCGCCGGCGGCGCCGCGGAGCAGGAGGGCGCGGGCGGAGTCCTCGTCGAGCAGTCCGGTCAGGACGATCTGTTCGTCGTCGCGCCCGACCAGTGGAAGACTCTGCCCGCTCGCCATGTCGTCTCCTGTCCGCGTCGATCCGGATGGTATCGACCCGGATCTTGATCAGGCGGCAGTGGCGGCCTCGCGGTCCGCGGCCGGGGTCGTGGCCGGCCGGCGCAGGACCAGCACACCGACCAGGAAGGCCGCCGCCAGCAGCCCGGCCGAGACGGTGAACGCCAGCCGGTAGCCGCCGGTCAGCGCGCTCGCCTGGTCCTGGCCGGCGGCGAGCAGATGCTCGGTGCGCCCGGCTGCCAGGGTGGCGAGCACCGCGACGCCGATCGCCATGCCGACCTGCTGGGTGGTGTTGAACAGCCCGGACGCCAGCCCGGCGTCGCTCTCCCGCGCGCCGGACATGCCCAGGTTGGCCAGCGCCGGCAGCACCAGGCCGCCACCGGAGATCAGCAGCATCACCGGGAGCAGGTCGGTGACGTAGCCGGCCCGCACCGGGATCCGGCTGAGCAGGCCCATCGCCGCGATCAGCAGGAGCAGGCCGGCCAGCAGCACGGTACGGGCGCCGAAGCGGGCGGTGAGCCGGGCCGAGACGAACAGCGAGATCACGCCGATGCTGACCGCGGCCGGGAGCATCGCCAGGCCGGTCTCCAGGGCGCCGTAGCCGAGCACCTTCTGCATGTGGAGCGCGACCAGGACCTGGAAGGCGAACATCCCGGACAGCGCCAGCATCTGGGCCAGGTTGGCGCCGGCCACATTGCGCGAGCGCAGGATCCGCAACGGCATGAGCGGGGTCGCGGCGGTGGCCTGGCGGATCACGAACGCGGTGAGCAGGGCGACGGACACGGCGCCGAGGCCGAGGGTGTGTGCGGCGAG is part of the Actinoplanes sp. NBC_00393 genome and harbors:
- a CDS encoding GNAT family N-acetyltransferase; this encodes MPTQIRPFRRGDRDQVTALVNAHVAAVVPGVSVSVQALLSQLEREAGEFIVDRWVRERVTLVAEQRGRVVAAAHLLRYADDDDTGEEYRNAGEIRWLVCWPDAPYWPDASQAGQALAVACHAQFTRWSVTRRFAEGALPVPGVYGVPEQWPHIRELYERMGFRREGRTEIVLVAVVGDLARPAAPLPGLGVRRTLGINGTRFTATLDGADVGWIEVDTNLDSGPRVSRVGAWADIGNLWVDPEQQRRGIGTWLLGQAAAWLDLGGATRLLDYADEDEDAYTKFLIASGFTELTRTVRQMR
- a CDS encoding LuxR C-terminal-related transcriptional regulator: MLTAAYVALYRHGDVSVHGTVADAIRARHDTVDDAILARLVNLLLAISQFAADPGTWAITDELVDRVRDRLPAEVLLCRDAGSDVVRRGAGLGGRLRQAVAATGTTQPWDLMRLGVAAFHVDTLADLRPYLERMVERERGIGAATSLMTMLQLVMLDHIAAGRWDEAVRAGEQGLALTTEHGYELFGHQFRVFLAVVAAGRGETDRAAELQTAVDAWARPRRVGFLLRFAEEVGLLAALSSGDYETAWAYAVGVTTPGTFPPYAQHAPRTLLDLVEAALHTGRDDLARTHAEAAERARLAEVSPRLALLTAGALAMTAPSEAAFQAAAEHPAGTAFPFERARIRLAEGAWLRRHHSITEARAALTDALGTFQRLGAHRWADRAEHELRSGRPGDGRDLASLTAQERQIAELAAGGLSNQQIAAQLNLSPRTVGAHLYRIFPKLGITSRAALRDALR
- a CDS encoding ATP-binding protein is translated as MASGQSLPLVGRDDEQIVLTGLLDEDSARALLLRGAAGAGKSALLDMLVTEAGAAGFRTLRATGVPAESTIAYAGLHQLLHPLLALTAGMDPAHRGILDAVLGGAPHQPPSVMALGVAVLDLLALVAAKRPLLLVLDDGQWLDSPSAQVSAFVARRIGDLPLRLVVAVRDTERSGFDDAGLDELAVTPLSPAAAADLLDSRFPGLAPDLRRLTLEHASGNPLALVELPPSLTGRDGQDPRPLEQIFTDRIRALPGPERADLLRMALDGAGRRSFGTHYVPRRITTARETGLVEPVLLQFRHPLVASAVVEVASLNDRRAAHADLARLHAADPERRAMHLAAATVDPDPEVAAALEQGAGLTVRRGGAATAVQWLTRAAELNPRPRDRARLLADAAFVAGQAGLLERAETLVAAA
- a CDS encoding MFS transporter, translating into MSNSRWTALGVLSAAGLMTILDGSIVTVAMPAIQQDVGFTPAGLSWMVNAYLIPFGGLLLLAGRLGDLLGRRAMFLAGNVIFTLASVLAGFATGPGLLIAARFLQGVGSALAAAVVLGILVTLFTDPAERAKAIAIFSFTGAVGASLGQVLGGVLTDALSWPWIFFINVPIGVATVALALVALPRDRGTGRSAGADVLGAVLVTAGLMLGIYTVVKVEQYGWLAAHTLGLGAVSVALLTAFVIRQATAATPLMPLRILRSRNVAGANLAQMLALSGMFAFQVLVALHMQKVLGYGALETGLAMLPAAVSIGVISLFVSARLTARFGARTVLLAGLLLLIAAMGLLSRIPVRAGYVTDLLPVMLLISGGGLVLPALANLGMSGARESDAGLASGLFNTTQQVGMAIGVAVLATLAAGRTEHLLAAGQDQASALTGGYRLAFTVSAGLLAAAFLVGVLVLRRPATTPAADREAATAA